Proteins from a genomic interval of Streptomyces fodineus:
- a CDS encoding ferredoxin, which produces MRTVVDLTRCQGYAQCVFLVPEVFELHGEEGLLCATAVPDDQVERVRQAAAACPVQAILLGEEVSTGAR; this is translated from the coding sequence ATGCGGACCGTTGTCGACCTCACACGCTGTCAGGGGTATGCGCAGTGCGTGTTCCTCGTCCCTGAGGTGTTCGAGCTGCACGGGGAGGAGGGGCTGCTGTGCGCCACGGCCGTCCCGGACGACCAGGTGGAGCGGGTGCGTCAGGCCGCGGCGGCGTGCCCGGTGCAGGCGATCCTCCTCGGGGAAGAGGTGAGCACCGGTGCCCGGTGA
- a CDS encoding SsgA family sporulation/cell division regulator: protein MTAQLVVSRTYSQPLCMRLRYEPADPYVVRAAFFVHSDEPVEWVLGRDLLADGLNGCAGHGDVRIWSAANRGDPAMYIALGSRAGTALVEVPVHDVKTFLERTETVVPRGTESERIDWDAELAYLLSQS, encoded by the coding sequence GTGACCGCGCAGCTCGTCGTCTCGCGCACCTACTCACAGCCCTTGTGCATGCGGCTGCGGTACGAGCCTGCAGATCCCTACGTCGTCCGTGCCGCCTTTTTCGTCCACAGCGACGAGCCGGTCGAATGGGTCCTGGGACGTGACCTTCTGGCCGACGGCCTGAACGGTTGCGCAGGTCATGGGGACGTCCGGATCTGGTCAGCCGCCAACCGTGGTGACCCCGCGATGTACATCGCTCTGGGGTCTCGCGCGGGCACCGCCCTTGTCGAGGTCCCCGTACACGACGTCAAGACCTTCCTGGAGCGCACGGAGACCGTGGTGCCACGGGGCACCGAGTCGGAGCGCATCGACTGGGACGCCGAACTGGCATACCTGCTCTCGCAAAGCTGA
- a CDS encoding NIPSNAP family protein, with amino-acid sequence MSQYQLRVYTLCSRKALVAYANIWSKHIPGMSKHRITTHGVWTVPAAPGSETPQLYALVSYRDGDDVQERLLAYLASPEFLADMEGFDLSQIVGVTETALTPTADSPLR; translated from the coding sequence ATGTCCCAGTACCAGCTTCGTGTCTACACGCTGTGCAGCCGCAAGGCGCTCGTCGCCTACGCGAACATCTGGTCCAAGCACATTCCCGGCATGTCGAAGCACCGGATCACCACGCACGGTGTCTGGACGGTACCCGCGGCTCCCGGCAGTGAGACGCCCCAGCTGTACGCCCTCGTCTCCTACCGGGACGGCGACGACGTGCAGGAGCGGCTACTGGCGTATCTGGCCAGCCCGGAATTCCTTGCCGACATGGAGGGCTTCGACCTCAGCCAGATCGTCGGCGTCACCGAGACCGCGCTGACGCCCACCGCCGACTCACCCTTGCGCTGA
- a CDS encoding amidohydrolase family protein gives MLEFLFDIARTMSDLLLQGVLARRPRISWILTHGGGVLPLLADRMELFRAHVGGGVVDAPSAVQQLGLLWYDVAGTPFPRQIPAFDAAIGTERLLHGCDYCWTPIDAVLAQVATVDSALQPSATSLPHFTTGNARNLCGTGHEQLGLTTAVATTAPRSAPGRRNGARRRRALHHRCPARHPRSGPAGRDA, from the coding sequence ATGCTGGAGTTCCTCTTCGACATCGCCCGCACTATGAGCGACCTGCTCCTGCAAGGAGTCCTCGCCCGCCGTCCGCGGATCAGCTGGATCTTGACACACGGCGGAGGTGTGCTGCCGCTGCTCGCCGACCGGATGGAACTCTTCCGCGCGCACGTCGGCGGAGGCGTCGTCGACGCGCCGAGCGCCGTCCAGCAGCTCGGCCTCCTCTGGTACGACGTGGCCGGCACGCCCTTTCCGCGCCAGATCCCGGCCTTCGACGCGGCCATCGGCACCGAGCGTCTCCTGCATGGCTGCGACTATTGCTGGACACCCATCGACGCGGTGCTCGCTCAGGTCGCCACCGTCGACTCCGCGCTGCAGCCGTCCGCCACGTCACTACCTCACTTCACCACCGGCAACGCCCGCAACTTGTGCGGCACCGGTCATGAGCAATTGGGTCTGACGACCGCGGTCGCCACGACAGCACCGCGGTCCGCGCCGGGACGCCGCAACGGTGCACGACGCCGACGAGCACTTCATCACCGCTGCCCTGCTAGACATCCCCGATCAGGGCCCGCAGGCCGAGATGCTTAG
- a CDS encoding MFS transporter, translating to MSQNATAAARGAETAPENVPDSSHQRRWWILLVVSLSMLMGVLDGTIVNIALPSAQHDLGFSDASRQWVVTAYALAFGSLLLLGGRVTDLVGQKVTFLVGLAGFAAASMVAGAANGFAMLVIARAVQGLFAALLAPSALSVLMTTFTDPRERAKAFTVAGSVAGAGGAIGLILGGVLTQYLDWRWTMYVNVIFAVVAFVGGAALLHRTPRDTSSKLDVPGTLLASIGLFCLVYGFSNAETNGWGSAATWGMLAVGAVLVAVFAWWQGRAAHALLPLRVLLDRNRGASFAALFVTGAGMFGVFLFLTYYLQQSLGYSALNTGFAFLPLIVASSSASAVANNVLVPRIGPRLVVPLGMAIAAAGLVWMTALDLNSGYVTQVLPQLVLVGIGLGTVIAPAMSLATSGVAATDAGVASAAVNTLQQIGGSIGIALLSTMASDATTGYLSGRNPEDPGVLAQAGLEGYSTAYWWSAAVFVTGLVVTALLYRQGVPQQGENAAPVVHM from the coding sequence ATGTCCCAGAACGCCACCGCCGCTGCTCGCGGCGCCGAGACCGCACCTGAGAATGTGCCCGATAGCTCGCATCAGCGGCGCTGGTGGATTCTGCTGGTCGTTTCGCTGTCCATGCTGATGGGCGTCCTCGACGGCACCATCGTGAACATCGCCCTGCCGTCCGCCCAGCACGACCTGGGCTTCTCCGACGCCTCTCGGCAGTGGGTGGTCACCGCCTACGCGCTCGCCTTCGGCAGCCTGCTGCTACTCGGCGGCCGGGTCACCGACCTGGTCGGGCAGAAGGTGACGTTCCTGGTGGGTCTGGCCGGCTTCGCGGCCGCTTCCATGGTCGCAGGCGCGGCGAACGGATTCGCCATGCTCGTCATCGCGCGCGCCGTGCAAGGGCTGTTCGCCGCGCTGCTGGCCCCGTCCGCCCTCTCGGTTCTGATGACCACCTTCACCGATCCCCGGGAACGGGCGAAGGCATTCACCGTCGCGGGCTCGGTCGCCGGTGCCGGCGGAGCCATCGGCCTGATTCTCGGCGGCGTGCTGACTCAGTACCTGGACTGGCGCTGGACCATGTACGTCAACGTGATCTTCGCGGTGGTGGCGTTCGTCGGTGGAGCGGCCCTGCTGCACCGCACCCCGCGCGACACGTCCTCCAAGCTCGACGTCCCCGGCACCCTGCTGGCCTCCATCGGCCTGTTCTGCCTGGTCTACGGATTCTCGAACGCCGAGACAAACGGCTGGGGTTCGGCCGCGACCTGGGGCATGCTGGCGGTCGGCGCCGTACTGGTGGCCGTCTTCGCCTGGTGGCAGGGCAGGGCGGCGCATGCGCTGCTGCCCCTGCGGGTCCTGCTGGACCGTAACCGCGGCGCCTCCTTCGCCGCCCTCTTCGTCACCGGCGCGGGCATGTTCGGCGTGTTCCTGTTCCTGACCTACTACCTCCAGCAGAGCCTCGGTTACAGCGCCCTGAACACCGGCTTCGCCTTCCTGCCCCTGATCGTGGCCTCGTCGTCCGCCTCCGCCGTGGCCAACAATGTCCTGGTACCGCGCATAGGGCCGAGGCTGGTGGTGCCGCTGGGCATGGCTATTGCGGCCGCCGGGCTCGTCTGGATGACCGCGCTGGACCTGAACAGTGGGTACGTGACGCAGGTACTGCCCCAGCTGGTGCTCGTCGGCATCGGGCTGGGCACGGTCATCGCGCCCGCCATGAGCCTGGCGACCTCCGGCGTGGCGGCAACCGATGCCGGCGTCGCCTCGGCCGCAGTCAACACCCTTCAGCAGATAGGCGGGTCCATCGGTATCGCCTTGCTCAGCACGATGGCATCCGACGCCACCACCGGCTATCTCTCCGGCCGCAACCCCGAGGATCCCGGCGTCCTGGCTCAGGCCGGCCTGGAGGGCTATTCCACGGCCTACTGGTGGTCGGCGGCCGTCTTCGTCACCGGCCTGGTCGTCACAGCCCTGCTCTACCGCCAGGGTGTGCCCCAGCAGGGCGAGAACGCCGCACCTGTCGTGCACATGTAG
- a CDS encoding TetR/AcrR family transcriptional regulator, translating to MPLTEAGIYAASLRLIDADGVEALTMRKLATVLDANPMSLYHHVANKEAVLRGVTRMVGAQFRTVTLEDAPWQERIRLLATDFRTLAHRHPKLMAYSFSHQPDFIQPDDPFWTALTAIVAAAGVPQSKVSEIAALMVAVVVGVLSAELNGSLHQWANLTPPGPDIDEEEAADADPGPAAAAHEGPDQDHMFRLVLDTLITGLESRLTGDRDGPGRRPLTRSS from the coding sequence GTGCCTCTGACCGAGGCCGGGATCTACGCCGCCTCCCTGCGGCTCATCGACGCGGACGGGGTCGAGGCGCTCACCATGCGCAAGCTCGCGACCGTGCTCGATGCGAACCCGATGTCGCTGTACCACCATGTAGCGAACAAGGAAGCCGTGCTGCGCGGCGTGACGAGAATGGTGGGCGCCCAGTTCCGCACCGTGACGCTGGAGGACGCTCCCTGGCAGGAGCGGATCCGCCTGCTCGCCACGGACTTCCGGACGCTGGCGCACCGGCACCCCAAGCTGATGGCCTACTCCTTCAGCCACCAGCCCGACTTCATCCAGCCCGACGACCCGTTCTGGACCGCGCTCACCGCGATCGTGGCGGCTGCCGGAGTGCCGCAGTCAAAAGTCTCGGAGATCGCCGCGCTGATGGTCGCCGTCGTAGTCGGTGTCCTCAGCGCCGAACTCAACGGCTCGCTTCACCAGTGGGCGAACCTCACACCCCCCGGCCCCGACATCGACGAAGAGGAAGCCGCGGACGCAGATCCCGGCCCTGCGGCTGCAGCGCATGAAGGCCCTGATCAGGACCACATGTTCCGCCTCGTGCTGGACACGCTGATCACGGGCCTGGAAAGCCGGCTCACCGGCGATCGTGACGGGCCAGGGCGCCGACCGCTGACCCGATCATCCTGA